From the genome of Oncorhynchus kisutch isolate 150728-3 unplaced genomic scaffold, Okis_V2 Okis09a-Okis19a_hom, whole genome shotgun sequence, one region includes:
- the zc3hc1 gene encoding zinc finger C3HC-type protein 1: MAALGSRGNRLDNSPNRQLKSVLASPEKVRELLNAGVLSDENRSTGVQGELDKVAPNGNSQVPCEASNKEAFFTRVESYSCLRWAGKPRTLSPLKCASYGWINVGCDMLKCSSCQAFLCASLQPTLDFQKYDSRIAEITRQLQTQHEKFCPWPDFPCPDRFWLVPANEPSVLLSAFLVRFHTTCLLEQQLPAMKPEQLKTMSLTEDVISTLLQLIEDEQKKQGRSPLKSTSDALSVQVAACIVALCGWTGSPALHAMSLPLLTCSFCMRKVGLWNFHQMEGTGKEVEGDVPKSPTTPTSSTPLPAPEAQGDRKTPTSPSPSPTPYRRGLRSQDKTRGSEQPVGNPSPMVVRTRSRDSPSPSEEQLGPLPRGKRPMTGGRGQGEGTGSEGTASGGSSPQRNPKRMCLSSASSPEGPLHRSVFDPLAQHRDWCPWVNVGKENTQPTGGVPLLGQDGEHQQGWKAALTLLLPMKKHFSPNKAASPLQGPHDKSKRVFAIFRQWQVSSPSQ; encoded by the exons ATGGCGGCCCTTGGCAGTCGTGGAAATCGTCTTGACAATTCTCCTAACAGACAATTAAAATCTGTTTTAGCATCTCCAGAGAAAGTTCGTGAACTTCTCAACGCAGGTGTGTTGTCGGATGAAAACAGATCAACTGG TGTTCAGGGGGAGCTGGATAAGGTGGCACCAAACGGCAACAGTCAAGTTCCTTGTGAAGCGTCTAACAAAGAAGCCTTTTTCACAAGAGTGGAGTCCTACTCT TGTCTGAGATGGGCAGGAAAGCCCCGGACTCTCTCCCCCCTGAAGTGTGCCAGCTATGGCTGGATCAACGTGGGCTGTGACATGTTGAAATGTTCAAGTTGCCAGGCTTTCCTCTGTGCATCACTACAACCAACCCTGGACTTCCAGAAAT ATGATTCCCGGATAGCAGAGATAACTAGACAACTACAGACACAGCATGAGAAGTTTTGTCCATGGCCAGACTTTCCATGCCCAG ACCGGTTCTGGCTTGTCCCGGCAAACGAGCCATCAGTGCTGCTCAGTGCTTTCCTGGTGCGCTTTCACACCACCTGTCTCCTGGAGCAGCAGCTACCTGCCATGAAGCCAGAACAGCTTAAAACCATG TCTTTGACAGAGGATGTGATTAGCACTCTACTGCAGTTGATTGAGGATGAACAGAAGAAGCAGGGCAGGTCCCCTCTGAAGTCCACCTCTGATGCCCTGTCTGTCCAGGTGGCTGCCTGCATCGTGGCCCTCTGTGGCTGGACTGGAAG CCCAGCTCTGCACGCCATGAGCCTACCCCTCCTCACCTGCTCCTTCTGCATGCGCAAAGTGGGTCTGTGGAACTTCCACCAGATGGAGGGAACGGgaaaagaggtagagggagacgTCCCAAAGTCCCCCACCACCCCGACGTCATCTACACCCCTGCCTGCACCCGAGGCCCAGGGGGACAGGAAGACTCCCACCTCGCCCTCACCTTCTCCTACTCCCTACCGCAGGGGGCTGCGGAGCCAGGACAAGACCAGAGGCTCAGAACAG CCTGTGGGCAATCCGTCCCCCATGGTGGTCCGCACCCGCAGCAGGGACTCTCCCAGCCCCAGCGAGGAGCAGCTTGGCCCTCTGCCCAGGGGGAAGAGGCCCATGACCGGGGGCCGAGGCCAGGGGGAGGGGACAGGGAGCGAGGGGACTGCTTCGGGGGGCTCCAGCCCCCAACGCAACCCCAAACGCATGTGCCTCTCCTCAGCCAGTAGCCCT GAGGGCCCCCTGCATAGGAGTGTGTTTGACCCACTAGCCCAGCACAGAGACTGGTGCCCCTGGGTGAATGTAGGCAAGGAGAACACCCAGCCCACTGGTGGTGTACCCCTGCTGGGCCAAGACGGAGAGCACCAGCAGGGCTGGAAGGCCGCACTCACTCTGCTCCTCCCCATGAAGAAGCACTTCAGCCCAAACAAGGCAGCCAGTCCCCTACAG GGTCCACATGACAAGTCTAAAAGAGTGTTTGCTATCTTCCGTCAGTGGCAGGTATCTTCACCATCTCAGTAA
- the klhdc10 gene encoding kelch domain-containing protein 10 isoform X2 — translation MPPARSGHRCVADNTNLYVFGGYNPDYDESGGQENEDYPLFRELWRYHFATGTWQQIRTEGYMPTELASMSAVLHGNNLLVFGGTGIPFGENNGNDVHVCNVKYKRWSLLNCRGKKPNRIYGQAMAIINSFLYVFGGTTGYIYSTDLHRLDLNTREWIHLKPNNPPDDLPEERYRHEIAHDRQRIYILGGGTSWTSYPLDKIHAYNLETNSWEEISTKPHDKIGYPAPRRCHSCVQIRNDVFLCGGYNGEVIVADLWKINLQTFQWTKLPAVMPEPAYFHCAAVTPAGCMYIHGGVVNIHENKRTGSLFKIWLAVPSLLELCWERLLKAHPQLAQLPTMQLLHLGLTQELIERLK, via the exons ATGCCCCCAGCTCGGAGCGGGCATCGCTGCGTGGCAGACAACACCAACCTGTACGTGTTCGGGGGGTACAACCCGGACTATGATGAGTCGGGCGGCCAGGAGAACGAGGACTACCCGCTGTTCAGGGAGCTGTGGAGGTACCACTTTGCCACGGGCACCTGGCAGCAGATCCGTACAGAGGGCTACATGCCCACCGAGCTGGCCTCCATGTCAG CTGTTTTACATGGAAACAATCTGCTGGTGTTTGGTGGCACTGGGATTCCCTTTGGGGAAAACAACGGGAATGACGTCCACGTCTGCAACGTCAAGTACAAGCGGTGGTCGCTGCTCAACTGCCGAGGGAAGAAGCCCAACCGAATCTACGGACAG GCGATGGCCATCATTAACAGCTTCCTGTATGTGTTTGGGGGTACGACGGGTTACATCTACAGCACAGACCTGCACAGACTGGACCTGAACACCAGAGAGTGGATCCACCTCAAACCAAACAACCCACCAGACGACCTGCCTGAGGAACG GTACAGACATGAAATAGCACACGACCGTCAGAGGATATACATCCTGGGAGGAGGGACTTCCTGGACCTCCTATCCTCTGGACAAG ATACATGCATACAACCTGGAGACAAATTCCTGGGAGGAGATATCAACCAAGCCTCATGATAAAATAG GGTACCCTGCTCCCAGGAGATGTCACAGCTGTGTGCAGATACGGAACG ATGTGTTTCTATGTGGAGGTTACAACGGTGAAGTCATTGTGGCTGATCTGTGGAAGATCAACCTGCAGACGTTCCAGTGGACCAAGCTCCCAGCAGTGATGCCTGAGCCAGCCTATTTCCACTGTGCTGCTGTGACCCCG GCTGGCTGCATGTACATCCACGGTGGTGTGGTGAACATCCACGAGAACAAGCGGACTGGCTCCCTGTTTAAGATCTGGCTGGCAGTGCCCAGCCTACTGGAGCTGTGCTGGGAGCGTCTGCTCAAGGCCCACCCCCAGCTGGCTCAGTTACCCACCATGCAGCTCCTCCACCTGGGACTCACACAGGAACTCATCGAGCGCTTGAAATAA
- the klhdc10 gene encoding kelch domain-containing protein 10 isoform X1 — translation MSAAEGDRSSEQLNKFEKLTVRPPVRVAGLHMPPARSGHRCVADNTNLYVFGGYNPDYDESGGQENEDYPLFRELWRYHFATGTWQQIRTEGYMPTELASMSAVLHGNNLLVFGGTGIPFGENNGNDVHVCNVKYKRWSLLNCRGKKPNRIYGQAMAIINSFLYVFGGTTGYIYSTDLHRLDLNTREWIHLKPNNPPDDLPEERYRHEIAHDRQRIYILGGGTSWTSYPLDKIHAYNLETNSWEEISTKPHDKIGYPAPRRCHSCVQIRNDVFLCGGYNGEVIVADLWKINLQTFQWTKLPAVMPEPAYFHCAAVTPAGCMYIHGGVVNIHENKRTGSLFKIWLAVPSLLELCWERLLKAHPQLAQLPTMQLLHLGLTQELIERLK, via the exons ATGTCGGCCGCAGAAGGCGATCGCAGTTCGGAACAACTGAATAAATTCGAGAAACTGACAGTGAGGCCTCCAGTCAGAGTAGCAG GTCTCCATATGCCCCCAGCTCGGAGCGGGCATCGCTGCGTGGCAGACAACACCAACCTGTACGTGTTCGGGGGGTACAACCCGGACTATGATGAGTCGGGCGGCCAGGAGAACGAGGACTACCCGCTGTTCAGGGAGCTGTGGAGGTACCACTTTGCCACGGGCACCTGGCAGCAGATCCGTACAGAGGGCTACATGCCCACCGAGCTGGCCTCCATGTCAG CTGTTTTACATGGAAACAATCTGCTGGTGTTTGGTGGCACTGGGATTCCCTTTGGGGAAAACAACGGGAATGACGTCCACGTCTGCAACGTCAAGTACAAGCGGTGGTCGCTGCTCAACTGCCGAGGGAAGAAGCCCAACCGAATCTACGGACAG GCGATGGCCATCATTAACAGCTTCCTGTATGTGTTTGGGGGTACGACGGGTTACATCTACAGCACAGACCTGCACAGACTGGACCTGAACACCAGAGAGTGGATCCACCTCAAACCAAACAACCCACCAGACGACCTGCCTGAGGAACG GTACAGACATGAAATAGCACACGACCGTCAGAGGATATACATCCTGGGAGGAGGGACTTCCTGGACCTCCTATCCTCTGGACAAG ATACATGCATACAACCTGGAGACAAATTCCTGGGAGGAGATATCAACCAAGCCTCATGATAAAATAG GGTACCCTGCTCCCAGGAGATGTCACAGCTGTGTGCAGATACGGAACG ATGTGTTTCTATGTGGAGGTTACAACGGTGAAGTCATTGTGGCTGATCTGTGGAAGATCAACCTGCAGACGTTCCAGTGGACCAAGCTCCCAGCAGTGATGCCTGAGCCAGCCTATTTCCACTGTGCTGCTGTGACCCCG GCTGGCTGCATGTACATCCACGGTGGTGTGGTGAACATCCACGAGAACAAGCGGACTGGCTCCCTGTTTAAGATCTGGCTGGCAGTGCCCAGCCTACTGGAGCTGTGCTGGGAGCGTCTGCTCAAGGCCCACCCCCAGCTGGCTCAGTTACCCACCATGCAGCTCCTCCACCTGGGACTCACACAGGAACTCATCGAGCGCTTGAAATAA